Proteins from a genomic interval of Salinivibrio kushneri:
- a CDS encoding DUF2066 domain-containing protein: MNRFVLAFIACIWLPSALANDLYHASVPLDNGAQTSQQAAKKQGLSAVLTKVSGQRNLSDNPAVKQALQEVDSLITQLGYGEHEQGADGATQRTLEVGFDSQQVREILRQAGLPLWGSPRPSVLVWLVDDRGLERQIIWEQSERPVIDELRQAAALRGLPVLIPVGDFDDLMAISSSDLWGGFIQPVEQASERYQPDGIVIAKLTDQGIRWQLFPEANQMQTNQTRGQASDASAMIHSLADYYAQQTGVILDQDEDSASVVIAIGGIESGDDYVALEKTLANLNAVQSVHLRKLNDHTLVFDAQLAASQQALIKELTANREVRLMTMQEQEAYTARTSPTASESANTAQPAVELEQGDQAVEQGESDLVPEPQPSAEKRLWFVWQP; the protein is encoded by the coding sequence ATGAATCGATTTGTGTTGGCCTTCATTGCCTGTATATGGTTGCCTAGCGCGCTGGCAAACGACCTTTATCACGCCAGCGTTCCGCTTGATAATGGCGCGCAAACCTCCCAACAAGCGGCAAAAAAACAAGGGTTAAGTGCCGTTCTGACCAAGGTGTCCGGTCAGCGGAACTTGTCTGACAACCCAGCGGTTAAACAAGCGCTGCAAGAGGTAGATAGCCTAATCACCCAGCTCGGTTATGGTGAACATGAGCAAGGAGCGGATGGCGCGACGCAGCGCACGTTAGAAGTTGGGTTTGATAGCCAGCAGGTGCGTGAAATATTGCGTCAAGCGGGGCTCCCATTGTGGGGAAGTCCGCGCCCGTCGGTGCTGGTGTGGCTGGTGGATGACCGCGGCCTTGAACGGCAAATTATTTGGGAGCAAAGTGAGCGCCCAGTGATAGATGAGCTGCGCCAAGCGGCGGCATTACGTGGGTTGCCTGTGCTTATTCCTGTGGGCGATTTTGATGACCTGATGGCGATTTCGAGCAGTGATTTGTGGGGCGGGTTTATTCAGCCCGTTGAACAGGCCAGTGAGCGTTACCAACCAGACGGTATCGTGATTGCCAAACTGACCGACCAGGGGATTCGCTGGCAGCTTTTTCCTGAAGCAAACCAAATGCAAACCAATCAAACGCGCGGCCAGGCAAGCGATGCCAGCGCAATGATTCATTCATTGGCCGACTATTACGCGCAGCAAACCGGCGTCATCCTGGATCAAGACGAAGACAGTGCGTCTGTGGTTATTGCGATTGGCGGCATTGAGAGCGGAGATGATTACGTCGCACTCGAGAAAACACTGGCAAACTTGAATGCGGTACAAAGTGTACATTTACGCAAGCTTAATGATCACACCCTGGTATTCGATGCGCAGTTGGCCGCGTCACAGCAAGCTCTGATTAAAGAGCTAACCGCCAACCGAGAAGTGCGGTTGATGACCATGCAGGAGCAAGAGGCTTATACGGCAAGGACATCGCCAACCGCCAGCGAGTCGGCAAATACCGCGCAGCCGGCTGTTGAGCTGGAACAAGGTGATCAGGCGGTCGAACAGGGGGAGAGCGATCTTGTTCCCGAGCCACAACCGTCGGCGGAAAAGCGTCTGTGGTTTGTTTGGCAGCCGTAA
- a CDS encoding lipid-binding SYLF domain-containing protein, whose protein sequence is MLRRSHRWFALVIVALTALTGCATSSQQDQVRQANLAREQFKQYPQTQPFFDNAYGYAVFPSVGKGGFWVGGAYGKGVVYRQDAPVSAAALKQVSVGLTFGGQAFSEIVFFKDKPAYDRFMQGQVELGAQASATALTEGASAQTGTSGTSASASNRQSKAYYVNGLTVFTHAKGGLMVEAALAGQQFTPTNW, encoded by the coding sequence ATGTTACGTCGTTCTCATCGCTGGTTTGCATTGGTCATTGTCGCACTGACGGCATTGACCGGTTGCGCGACCAGCTCGCAGCAAGACCAGGTGCGTCAAGCCAACCTCGCACGCGAACAATTTAAGCAGTACCCACAAACCCAACCTTTTTTTGATAACGCCTACGGCTATGCCGTCTTTCCTTCTGTCGGCAAAGGGGGTTTTTGGGTAGGTGGTGCCTATGGTAAGGGCGTCGTTTATCGTCAAGATGCGCCGGTCAGTGCCGCGGCGCTCAAACAGGTATCGGTCGGGCTGACCTTTGGTGGCCAAGCGTTCAGTGAAATTGTTTTCTTTAAAGACAAACCAGCGTATGACCGCTTTATGCAAGGGCAAGTGGAACTCGGCGCGCAAGCGTCTGCCACCGCATTGACCGAGGGGGCATCGGCGCAAACCGGTACCTCTGGCACCTCAGCCTCCGCCAGTAACCGTCAGTCGAAAGCCTATTACGTCAATGGCCTGACTGTCTTTACCCATGCAAAGGGAGGACTGATGGTAGAAGCCGCCCTCGCCGGTCAACAATTTACTCCTACCAACTGGTAG
- the lnt gene encoding apolipoprotein N-acyltransferase codes for MKTPNRLYQSGQSLLAAAFGASATLAFSPFSYWPLMLVALWGLFTLLQNASPKRSAWLGFCWGLGQFTTGVSWVYVSIDHFGGMPAIAGLSLMALLIAYLSLYPALFSALVNKLSIRQPGIKWLILAPALWLVIDWLRGWVFTGFPWLWPGYSQIDSPLAGIAPVLGVQGITLVLVVLAGLLALITPRWGHWQGQARYGAVAAGLGLVAVSYGLGSINWVTKTDQQQQISLIQGNVPQALKWRSDQRWPTLMKYLDLTRQHWDSDVIIWPEAAVPALERELPRFFSQLDQAAKHNQTTVITGALDQNEQGAYFNNVLALGAGTPAYRYPAPTQYSKHHLLPFGEFVPFEGLLRPLAPLFNLPMSSFSPGEPVQPALPANGWDYITALCYEIAFPAQIRDNLNADSDAIITLSNDAWFGRSIGPWQHLEIARMRALEFGLPVIRATNNGVTALVDEHGKLEATLPQFETQVLTTQITGTEGITPYRQWGNTPLWLWVMISGCLGVMVWRRDTRKPSKISTNL; via the coding sequence GTGAAAACGCCTAACCGTTTATACCAAAGCGGGCAGTCATTACTGGCTGCCGCTTTTGGTGCCTCCGCCACCCTCGCTTTTTCTCCCTTCTCGTACTGGCCATTGATGCTGGTTGCCTTGTGGGGCTTATTCACCCTGCTACAAAACGCCTCGCCCAAGCGCAGTGCGTGGTTGGGATTTTGCTGGGGACTCGGCCAATTTACCACCGGCGTTAGCTGGGTTTACGTCAGCATCGATCATTTTGGTGGCATGCCTGCCATCGCCGGCTTGTCGTTGATGGCACTGCTGATTGCTTATCTCTCCCTCTACCCGGCGTTATTTAGCGCATTGGTCAACAAGCTGTCCATTCGTCAGCCCGGTATCAAGTGGTTAATCCTCGCCCCCGCCTTATGGCTGGTGATTGATTGGCTTCGAGGCTGGGTGTTTACCGGCTTTCCTTGGTTATGGCCTGGCTACAGCCAAATCGACAGCCCACTGGCTGGCATTGCTCCTGTGCTCGGGGTACAGGGGATCACACTCGTGTTGGTCGTACTGGCAGGCCTGCTCGCACTCATCACGCCTCGCTGGGGTCACTGGCAAGGACAAGCACGTTATGGTGCGGTCGCCGCGGGATTAGGGCTGGTCGCGGTCAGCTATGGCCTCGGCAGCATTAACTGGGTAACAAAAACCGACCAACAACAGCAAATTTCGTTAATTCAAGGCAATGTGCCGCAAGCGCTGAAATGGCGTTCTGATCAACGCTGGCCGACGCTGATGAAATACTTGGATTTAACCCGCCAGCATTGGGACAGTGATGTCATTATTTGGCCAGAGGCCGCCGTTCCCGCTCTAGAACGCGAACTGCCCCGTTTTTTCTCCCAGCTTGATCAAGCCGCCAAGCATAATCAAACCACGGTGATCACTGGCGCGCTCGACCAAAATGAGCAGGGCGCGTACTTTAACAATGTACTGGCACTGGGCGCAGGGACGCCAGCGTATCGCTATCCGGCCCCCACCCAATACAGCAAGCATCACTTGCTACCGTTTGGCGAGTTTGTGCCCTTTGAGGGGCTATTACGCCCGCTCGCGCCGCTGTTTAACCTGCCAATGTCATCATTTTCACCAGGTGAGCCGGTTCAGCCCGCCCTGCCCGCCAACGGCTGGGACTACATTACCGCGCTTTGCTATGAAATAGCCTTTCCCGCGCAAATCCGCGACAACTTGAACGCGGACAGCGACGCAATTATTACGCTATCGAATGATGCGTGGTTTGGTCGCTCAATTGGCCCTTGGCAACACCTTGAAATTGCTCGAATGCGCGCACTTGAATTTGGCCTACCAGTGATACGGGCCACCAACAACGGTGTCACGGCCTTGGTGGATGAGCACGGCAAGCTTGAAGCGACGCTGCCTCAGTTTGAAACCCAGGTGCTGACCACGCAGATAACCGGGACAGAAGGCATCACGCCTTACCGCCAATGGGGCAATACGCCGCTGTGGCTTTGGGTCATGATCAGTGGCTGTTTGGGCGTAATGGTTTGGCGCCGCGATACCCGTAAACCAAGTAAAATCTCAACAAACCTCTGA
- the corC gene encoding CNNM family magnesium/cobalt transport protein CorC (CorC(YbeX) belongs to the Cyclin M Mg2+ Exporter (CNNM) family, and was characterized as belonging to a set of three proteins, at least one of which must be present for CorA to function.), whose translation MNDDNSQNSDGPSRKTFFERLGQFFQADPKDRQELVDLFRDSEQNALIDHDTRDMLEGVMQISDMRVRDIMIPRSQMVIVERSQSLEAIINIIIDAQHSRYPVISDDKDHVEGILLAKDLLRYLRPDAEDFDIEKVLRPVVVVPESKRVDRLLKEFQEERYHMAIVIDEFGGVSGVVTIEDILEEIVGEIEDEYDDEDEQEIRQLSRHTFSVKALTTLEDFNEHFGAQFQDDVVDTIGGLVMTSFGHLPDRGEEVDIGDYHFKVTAADSRRIIQLQVTIPDSSEVNSENA comes from the coding sequence ATGAACGACGATAATTCGCAAAACTCAGACGGTCCGAGTAGGAAGACCTTCTTCGAGCGGCTGGGTCAGTTTTTCCAAGCTGACCCAAAAGACAGACAAGAACTGGTGGACTTGTTTCGAGACTCAGAGCAAAACGCCCTGATCGATCATGACACTCGGGACATGCTGGAAGGTGTAATGCAAATCTCTGACATGCGTGTGAGAGATATCATGATACCCCGTTCGCAGATGGTAATCGTTGAACGATCGCAGTCATTGGAAGCGATCATTAATATTATTATTGATGCCCAACACTCTCGTTATCCTGTGATCAGTGATGACAAAGACCATGTTGAAGGCATTTTGCTTGCGAAAGATTTGTTGCGCTACCTGCGCCCAGATGCCGAAGACTTTGACATCGAAAAAGTGTTACGCCCCGTTGTGGTGGTACCTGAGAGTAAACGCGTGGATCGTTTGCTCAAAGAGTTCCAAGAAGAGCGCTATCACATGGCGATTGTCATTGACGAGTTTGGGGGCGTGTCAGGGGTTGTGACCATTGAAGACATTCTCGAAGAGATCGTCGGTGAGATCGAAGACGAGTACGATGACGAAGACGAGCAGGAAATTCGCCAGCTCAGCCGTCATACCTTCTCGGTCAAAGCCCTGACGACCCTGGAAGACTTTAATGAGCATTTCGGTGCTCAATTCCAAGACGATGTGGTAGACACCATCGGTGGTCTGGTGATGACCAGCTTTGGTCATCTCCCTGATCGCGGTGAAGAAGTCGACATTGGTGATTATCACTTTAAAGTGACGGCCGCCGATAGTCGTCGTATCATTCAGCTACAAGTCACTATCCCAGACAGTAGCGAAGTTAACAGTGAAAACGCCTAA
- the ybeY gene encoding rRNA maturation RNase YbeY — protein sequence MSYYVDVQIACESEQGLPSDDQLQAWFEQAVRTARPQAEVTIRIVDEGESQSLNRDYRGKDKPTNVLSFPFDAPPGVEIDLLGDLVVCRQVVEQEAQQQGKALMDHWAHMVVHGSLHLLGYDHIEDDEAEQMEALERELLAAMGVSDPYANDFIER from the coding sequence ATGAGCTACTATGTCGATGTGCAAATTGCCTGTGAAAGCGAACAAGGCTTGCCCAGTGACGATCAGCTCCAAGCTTGGTTTGAGCAGGCGGTGCGCACCGCTCGGCCCCAAGCGGAAGTGACGATACGTATCGTCGATGAAGGCGAGAGCCAAAGCCTCAATCGCGATTATCGCGGCAAAGATAAACCCACAAATGTGTTATCTTTTCCGTTTGATGCCCCTCCTGGGGTGGAGATTGATTTACTCGGTGATTTGGTCGTGTGTCGCCAAGTTGTTGAACAAGAAGCACAACAACAAGGCAAAGCACTGATGGATCATTGGGCACATATGGTTGTCCATGGTAGCTTACACTTACTGGGTTACGACCATATTGAGGATGATGAAGCCGAGCAAATGGAGGCGCTGGAGCGAGAGCTTCTCGCCGCTATGGGGGTCAGTGACCCTTATGCTAACGACTTCATCGAGCGTTAA
- a CDS encoding PhoH family protein — MSKIISLDLNLEPADNTRLANLCGPFDDNIKQLERRLGVEISHRHNAFTVMGKPHTANAAVDILKRLYVDTAPVRGSSPDIEPEAIHLAIKESGVLEQNTESSIPYGKEINIKTKKGVIKPRTPNQAQYIANMVNHDITFGIGPAGTGKTYLAVSAAVDALERQEIRRILLTRPAVEAGEKLGFLPGDLSQKVDPYLRPLYDALFEMLGFERVEKLIDRNVIEVAPLAYMRGRTLNDAFIILDESQNTTVEQMKMFLTRIGFNSRAVITGDVTQVDLPRNARSGLRHAIEVLADVNEISFHFFQADDVVRHHVVTRIVQAYDKWEAEDAKARKEAEARRREAREAQQVAAQPATTDSQDPS, encoded by the coding sequence TTGTCTAAAATCATCTCTCTTGACCTGAACCTAGAACCTGCCGACAACACCCGTCTTGCCAACTTATGTGGCCCGTTTGACGATAATATCAAACAGCTTGAGCGTCGCTTGGGTGTGGAAATTAGCCACCGCCATAATGCATTTACTGTGATGGGCAAACCCCATACAGCCAATGCCGCGGTCGATATTTTAAAGCGCTTATACGTCGACACCGCCCCTGTGCGTGGTAGCTCGCCAGACATTGAGCCCGAAGCGATTCATTTGGCGATCAAAGAGTCGGGCGTGTTGGAGCAAAACACCGAGTCGAGCATTCCTTACGGTAAAGAAATCAACATCAAGACCAAAAAAGGGGTGATCAAACCGCGTACGCCCAACCAAGCGCAGTACATCGCCAACATGGTCAATCATGACATCACCTTTGGTATCGGCCCAGCGGGGACGGGGAAAACCTACCTTGCTGTCTCGGCGGCGGTGGATGCGCTTGAGCGTCAAGAGATCCGTCGTATCCTCCTGACGCGTCCTGCGGTTGAAGCCGGTGAAAAGCTGGGCTTTTTGCCCGGTGACTTGAGCCAAAAGGTCGACCCCTACTTACGTCCCCTTTACGATGCGCTCTTTGAAATGCTCGGCTTTGAACGGGTCGAGAAATTGATCGATCGTAACGTGATCGAGGTGGCACCTCTTGCTTATATGCGTGGCCGAACCTTGAACGATGCCTTTATTATCTTGGATGAGAGCCAGAACACCACGGTCGAGCAGATGAAGATGTTCTTGACGCGGATTGGCTTTAATTCACGGGCCGTGATCACCGGTGACGTGACCCAGGTCGACTTACCGCGCAATGCGCGCTCAGGCCTGCGCCATGCGATTGAGGTACTCGCGGACGTGAACGAAATTAGCTTCCACTTTTTCCAAGCAGATGATGTCGTCCGCCACCATGTGGTCACCCGCATTGTTCAAGCCTACGATAAGTGGGAAGCGGAAGACGCCAAAGCGCGAAAAGAAGCCGAGGCACGTCGTCGAGAAGCGCGTGAAGCCCAGCAAGTGGCTGCGCAGCCTGCCACCACTGACTCACAGGATCCGTCATGA
- the miaB gene encoding tRNA (N6-isopentenyl adenosine(37)-C2)-methylthiotransferase MiaB, translating to MAKKLLIKTWGCQMNEYDSSKMADLLNSAGGYELTEQPEDADVLLLNTCSIREKAQEKVFHQLGRWKTLKDKNPELVIGVGGCVATQEGDHIRERAPYVDVIFGPQTLHRLPEMIKQSRSDHAPVMDITFPEIEKFDRLPEPRAEGPTAFVSIMEGCSKYCTFCVVPYTRGEEVSRPLDDVLFEIAQLAEQGVREVNLLGQNVNAYRGDTHDGDVCTFAELLRYVAAIDGIDRIRYTTSHPVEFTDDIIEVYRDTPEVASFLHLPVQSGSDRILTMMKRPHTAIEYKSKIRKLRQARPDITISSDFIVGFPGETEQDFEATMKLIKDVDFDMSFSFVYSSRPGTPAADMPDDTPEQVKKERLYRLQQQVNSQAMRYSRMMLDTEQRILVEGPSRKNLMELRGRTENNRVVNFEGSVDLIGQFVDVKITEVMPNSLRGELVRTEKDMDLRVAVSPTEIMAKTRNENELGVGVFTP from the coding sequence ATGGCTAAGAAACTGCTGATCAAAACCTGGGGTTGCCAAATGAATGAGTATGACTCATCCAAAATGGCAGATCTGCTCAATTCTGCCGGTGGCTATGAGCTGACCGAACAACCAGAAGACGCAGACGTTCTCCTTCTCAATACTTGCTCGATTCGAGAAAAGGCACAAGAAAAGGTATTCCATCAACTCGGGCGTTGGAAAACCCTCAAAGACAAAAACCCAGAGCTGGTGATCGGCGTCGGTGGCTGTGTGGCAACTCAAGAAGGCGACCATATTCGTGAGCGTGCGCCTTATGTGGATGTGATTTTTGGCCCACAGACCTTGCACCGCCTGCCAGAGATGATCAAGCAGTCACGCTCGGATCATGCGCCAGTGATGGACATTACGTTCCCAGAGATCGAAAAATTCGATCGTCTGCCTGAGCCTCGTGCAGAAGGGCCGACCGCCTTCGTCTCAATTATGGAAGGCTGCTCAAAATACTGTACGTTCTGCGTGGTCCCTTACACCCGTGGCGAAGAAGTCAGCCGCCCGCTGGATGACGTATTGTTCGAAATTGCACAGCTGGCTGAACAAGGTGTGCGTGAAGTGAACCTGTTGGGACAAAACGTAAACGCCTACCGCGGCGACACTCACGACGGTGATGTGTGCACGTTTGCAGAGTTGCTGCGTTATGTCGCGGCCATTGACGGTATTGACCGTATCCGTTACACCACCAGCCATCCGGTGGAATTTACCGATGATATCATTGAGGTGTATCGTGATACCCCTGAGGTTGCAAGTTTCTTGCACCTGCCGGTACAAAGCGGCTCAGATCGGATTTTGACCATGATGAAACGCCCGCACACGGCGATTGAGTACAAATCAAAAATCCGTAAATTGCGTCAGGCGCGTCCGGATATCACCATCAGCTCTGACTTTATCGTGGGCTTCCCGGGGGAAACCGAGCAAGATTTTGAAGCGACCATGAAATTGATTAAAGATGTCGATTTCGATATGAGCTTTAGCTTTGTTTACTCGTCTCGTCCAGGCACGCCGGCTGCAGATATGCCAGACGATACCCCAGAGCAAGTGAAAAAAGAGCGTTTATACCGCTTGCAACAACAAGTGAACAGCCAAGCCATGCGCTATTCACGCATGATGCTGGATACCGAACAACGTATCTTGGTTGAAGGCCCATCACGCAAAAATCTGATGGAGTTGCGTGGTCGTACCGAGAACAACCGAGTGGTCAACTTTGAAGGCTCTGTCGATTTGATTGGCCAATTTGTTGACGTCAAAATAACTGAAGTGATGCCAAACTCGCTGCGCGGCGAGCTGGTTCGTACCGAAAAAGATATGGACTTGCGTGTCGCCGTCTCGCCAACCGAAATCATGGCGAAGACGCGCAACGAAAACGAGCTTGGTGTTGGTGTTTTCACGCCATAA
- a CDS encoding 2-octaprenyl-3-methyl-6-methoxy-1,4-benzoquinol hydroxylase — protein MNQFEVIIVGGGMVGAAAALGLARQGRQVALIERQPPEPFEPSQPMDLRVSAISQASVSLLKDLGAWASVEAMRVCPYRRLETWEAEDSRVCFSADQLDLPQLGYMVENRLIQLGLWQQFARFDNLHLVSPASITGMMQAGELHQVQLESGDTLSAPWLIGADGAHSKVRDYAKIGLTSWDYRQHCMLIHVETAAPQQDITWQQFFPSGPRSLLPLCGHNASLVWYDSPARIQHLCQLNAEQLKAEIVSHFPPQVGDVTPINWGAFPLTRRHAQQYHRNGVVVIGDAAHTINPLAGQGVNLGFKDVAALLDACADAGAEWQAESTLKVYEKARRTDNMMMQTGMDVFYTAFSNQVTPLKLARNAVFKLAEHSGPVKTQVLKYALGL, from the coding sequence ATGAATCAATTTGAAGTTATTATAGTCGGCGGTGGCATGGTTGGCGCCGCGGCGGCACTTGGGCTTGCTCGCCAAGGTCGCCAGGTGGCGTTAATTGAGCGCCAGCCCCCTGAGCCTTTTGAACCTTCACAACCGATGGATTTGCGCGTTTCGGCGATTTCTCAGGCATCGGTGAGCTTGCTCAAGGATCTCGGTGCGTGGGCCAGTGTTGAAGCCATGCGTGTTTGCCCGTATCGCCGCCTAGAAACTTGGGAAGCGGAAGACAGCCGTGTGTGTTTCAGTGCTGACCAACTCGACTTGCCACAATTAGGATATATGGTCGAGAACCGCTTGATTCAACTTGGTCTGTGGCAACAGTTTGCTCGTTTTGACAATTTGCACCTCGTCTCACCGGCCTCGATCACGGGTATGATGCAGGCGGGCGAGCTGCATCAAGTCCAATTAGAGAGTGGTGACACCCTGAGTGCCCCTTGGCTTATCGGCGCGGATGGTGCCCACTCCAAAGTGCGAGACTACGCGAAAATCGGTCTCACTAGCTGGGATTATCGTCAGCATTGCATGCTCATCCATGTCGAAACCGCTGCGCCCCAACAAGACATTACCTGGCAGCAGTTTTTCCCCTCCGGACCACGCTCGCTGTTGCCGCTTTGTGGCCACAATGCCTCGCTAGTGTGGTATGACAGCCCAGCGAGAATTCAACACTTGTGTCAGCTTAATGCCGAACAGCTTAAAGCCGAGATAGTGAGCCATTTCCCACCACAAGTGGGCGACGTCACCCCAATCAACTGGGGCGCGTTTCCACTGACACGTCGTCATGCTCAGCAGTACCATCGTAATGGGGTCGTAGTGATTGGTGATGCCGCCCACACCATTAACCCGCTGGCAGGGCAAGGGGTGAACTTAGGCTTTAAAGACGTCGCTGCACTGCTGGATGCCTGTGCCGATGCGGGCGCAGAATGGCAAGCGGAGTCAACGTTAAAGGTATACGAAAAAGCACGCCGTACGGATAACATGATGATGCAAACCGGAATGGATGTGTTTTATACCGCGTTCAGTAACCAAGTGACGCCTTTAAAACTAGCACGTAATGCGGTGTTTAAACTGGCTGAACACAGTGGCCCGGTGAAAACGCAGGTGTTGAAGTATGCTCTAGGGCTTTAG
- a CDS encoding HAD family hydrolase, with protein sequence MANYQNIIFDIGNVIVRWSPEEIIRLTLGDAADADAHANQIFQSDTWQALNRGTLTEAQAKQRFADDTALSPAQLEALFYYIKQTQICLYGSVDLLRSAKEAGYGVYSLTDNVREIVAFLKQRYTFWSLFDGAIVSAEVGCLKPEPAIYQRLLDDYHLDPASCVFLDDKVANVEGAKALGMAGIPFTDAQQGRAELAKLGIVI encoded by the coding sequence ATGGCTAACTACCAGAACATTATTTTTGATATTGGCAATGTGATCGTGCGTTGGTCACCAGAAGAAATTATCCGTTTAACCTTAGGGGACGCGGCGGATGCCGACGCGCATGCCAATCAAATCTTCCAGAGCGATACCTGGCAAGCGCTGAATCGTGGCACGCTCACCGAGGCGCAAGCCAAGCAGCGTTTTGCCGATGACACGGCGCTAAGCCCCGCGCAGCTTGAGGCGCTGTTTTATTACATCAAACAGACTCAGATTTGTCTTTACGGCAGTGTTGATTTGCTTCGCTCGGCCAAAGAGGCCGGATACGGGGTTTATTCGTTAACCGATAATGTGCGCGAAATCGTGGCGTTCTTAAAACAGCGCTATACGTTTTGGTCACTGTTTGATGGTGCGATTGTGTCAGCGGAAGTGGGCTGTTTGAAACCCGAGCCCGCCATCTATCAACGCTTGTTGGATGATTACCATCTCGACCCAGCTTCTTGCGTGTTTTTGGATGACAAAGTCGCGAACGTCGAAGGCGCGAAAGCGCTGGGCATGGCGGGCATCCCCTTTACCGATGCACAGCAAGGTCGCGCCGAACTCGCCAAGCTGGGGATTGTGATTTAA